A segment of the Arachis hypogaea cultivar Tifrunner chromosome 5, arahy.Tifrunner.gnm2.J5K5, whole genome shotgun sequence genome:
tagcatatttataaatattaataataaaaatagtctcactaatgtaaatgatcaatacaataattatatgaaaaaaaagtaaaaaataactaattacacAATTGTATAATTTTCAAGATCCTATATAGTAGTTGAATCTAatggacaaataaaaaatatttatatgataatgtcttaatattttagcatactataaatcatattataaatttatatatcatattataattttaagtcaactccttaaacacattataaTATAAACCATCTAAAAAGATACACCAAATTAACAAATATCACATGGATCACAACATACACCCTAAATTGTcacgatattttaaataaaaagagcATCAATATAGAAAAACCaataaatataactaaaataaagagcaacaaagagatacataaaaaagtaataataaagagaatcaataaaaatattaacatataaaCTATATACACGaacaatgtatatattaattgtgaatcacaaaaaaaagactaatatatatatatatatatatatgaattgaagtacacatgacaaaataaaattatagtaaaattatttaaaaagaaacataaaaaagacacatcttttttgttaatcagaagttaaaagaaaaaaaagtatgagcctaataataaacaattaaaataaacaaaaatttaaaaacataaaaaaataaaatatataaataaagataaaagaaacaaaaattaaataaattacaaaaaatgtACATTAAacatgagagagagagggagggagggatAGAGGaagataaataaagataaaaaaacaaaaataaaataaattacaaaaattataccCTAAATATGAGAGAGCGAGAGAGGGAGGGAAGGAGTGAGAGAGGaagataaataaagataaaagaaacaaaattaaataaattacaaaaattgtacCATAAACatgagagggagggagggagagagaaaagagaacgaatgagtaaaaaatatttgatcttgtataaatagatggtattgaaaaaaataaactaactacattaattcatatatttcgttatcatatttatcatttattaaataatttgatatttactccaatcaaatcagataatttatataattaatcaattcttataaattataataaatggtgaaatttgaatgtctaatcaaattaattaattgatataattaattaattataattgatttactttaacaaattaaatgaaatagatcAGGAAACACCTAAAGAACATGCCACATCagttccatcattaagtgcaaaaattatatttttatataatagaatagaatagatagatagataataaagatattttcttaaaattagtataattatacattatttattaaatattaattataatataattataataaagatatttttataaaataaatttatttagagaaatataaattggtcATTAATAGCCAgtgccattatcatataattattatattatattattattattatcattattattatcaatataattaaaataattaaaaatattttcgattgataatggatacgtagtttaataatgtattaaatattgatttcatataactataataaagatattttttaaattagtataattatgtattattacttaaatactaattataatataattataataaagatatttttataaaataaatttagaagagaaaatagtgcattcattttggtggaaaaatggaTTCATGAAGAAtcgacacctcactttcattagcggagggaaaacccaattttagtatattaagtagatagaattttaataataatatacggGTAATTGAAATGGTTTATATACGGGTTTTtcaggttattattattattattattattattattattattattattattattattattattattattattattgaataatgaataagaattagaattatatcaatattttgaaaattaatataattaaaaaaactaaaaatatttaaaatcaatgtgcgttattaatatcataagatttgatcattttatgattagaatcaaatatttttatcatgattAGATCCGTGCCATTTTCATATCATTGTcatatattattaaaatgattaaaattttttttaattgataattgataagtagtttaataatgcattaaatattgatttgatataattataataaagatatgttcctaaattagtataattatgtattattcattaaatattaattattatataattataataaaaatattttttataaaataatttagaatagagaaaGCTGCATTCATTTTAGAGGGAAAACGGAATCACGAGGGATCGACACATCACCTTTATTAGCTGGgagaaaacccagttttagtatattaagtagatagattaTAAAGAAATACAATATGTATATTCCATAAATATCACATTAGTTACACATTAACTCTTAGCGAGCCACTCCGATAAACACgtcaaaaatgtctttttttaaagatgtattttaataattaaaatttaatatatataattgattcaattgtgttatttttgtcaaaattagatcagataaattaatttaaccaaaaaatagttaatcaaattttgaatcggtctaaattaatattatttttttaaaaaataattacaatatccctattatagaaaatgactaaaatactcttattatatatattaattttaaaaattctaaatcctaactcTATGACGacagaaaagaaaagagctagaatttaagattctcaaaattaatatatatataataagagtcttttagtcattttctataatagagGTATTGTAGTCattgtttataaaaaataatattaatttagaccgatttaaaatttaattcattattttttggtcaaattaatttgtctagcctaattttaacaaaaataacatgatttaatcgattatatatgttaaattttaattattaaaaaatattttaaaaaaatattttaaacatttttatcgAAGTGTGTCCTAATTCTATTATATAGCTCAACAAAAAAGGAGCTCATAAAACACTGTCATTAAATTTAAATGAGACacaatcaaataaataatatcaaaaataaaaagtttagaaTTGTTTTGTGCTAAATTTTATTAGTTgccaaatattatttatttttatgacaaTGTTAggtaatcaataatttttttaaataatatgaacaattattaattaaattaaaacacatTACACTATTAAATTAtccatctaaattttaatattaaaataactattcaacacctactaaaataaatatttaatatatttattgttcacgttatttattatttttattgtctatctatacttttctttacttttaataTAGATACTTAACACTTGCATGATTGTAAATTGAATCAACACAATCGTGCATCAAATATTAGAATGAGTTGAAAGAATGAGCTTTACTTAGATagtaaaaagaaaattattttacttgcTGCTTAATCACTAACAATGGACAAATGTTCATTTGGTTTCAACACTCACGTCCCTTAGAATACTGATGTAAATTTAAAAGTCTGACAAGATATTTAATTTCTTCAGATTAAGGGgcaaaataagagaaaaagattACAATTAGCTCTATCTTCTACATTATTTCTATGATGTGCCGGAtagattttaaagttaaaaatatgTAATCCAGAATTTTTTTTAGATGTCAAAGAGGGacaaacaccaaaaaaaaaagatgaaggaACAACTTCAAAAAGATGAAGGTCAAAGAGAAAATCATGGCCTTTCTTGGCAAGGATGTCGGCAGCAAAATTTGCTTCTCGAAGACAGTGAGACCAAGAGATATATGGCACACGGCTGGCAAAGACAACAATGTCGTCAAGAAGCGAAGCACACGGGTGGGATGAATTATGTCCTTTTTTAATGAAGTTAACAGCAGCAATAGAATCAGACTCAACAACTAGGAAACTGATATTGTTGGCCAAAGCAATTTGTAGACCGCAAACAATGCCCCATAGCTCAGCGTGCATAATAGAACAATTTCCCAGATTACATGTAAAATCTTTAATAAAGTGACCAAGATGATTCCTGAAAATACCTCCACAAGCCGCACTGCTACTCTGAGAAAGGCAAGATCCATCCATGTTGAGTTTGGTAACATTTTTCAACGGAGGTTGCCAAGTAATGAGGCATTCTTCAGTGATCCGAAGTGCACAGTTGAGAAGGTCAGACCTCGAGACTTTGATAATCTCATCAAACCGAGCTTTAACTTGATTCCTTCTTACACGGGGAGATGTCATGTCGCCCTCGAAGATGAATTTGTTTCTGAAGAACCAAATGGAGGAGATGGTAACACCAAAGAGGCAGCACCACTCATCATTCGATGTAAGGTTCTGAAGAAGCCAATCATGCAGATCAAGAAGAAAGAAGTTGTTTATGCCGGCTGCACAGATGAACGGGAGCCAGATGCCCATAGCGAATGGACAGTCTCGGAGGACGTGTAGAGTAGTCTCATCGGTACATGAGCATCTTGGACAAGTTGCCTGAAGGGTGAGATGTCTTTTCCTTCTTTCCACATTGGTGAGGATAGCATTGTGAAACACTAGCCAGAGAAAGAACCGAATGTGTTCTGGTCCTTTCCAGTGCCAGATCACGCTGTGTAATTTACTAGCGATGCCTTCTTCTCCATTCAGCTTTTGGTATGTTGATTTAAAATCGAAAGAGCCGTTAGACGAAGGGTTCCAGGCAATTTGGTCTTCTTACTTCCAAAGGGAGGGCGAGAAAATAGGCACAATCTTCTGGATAATCTCATCAGGCAGCTAAGTAGCGAGCCTATCATAATCCCAACTACTTGAAATAGTTAAAAAATCCATAAGTTTGTCTTCCAAATTAATAGGCATACAAACCTGATTAGCATATGGCGCAAGAGAGCCAATATTTGGCACCCAATTATCattccaaaaattaattttgaaatctTTTCCAATACGCCTAATGTAGTTTTGCTGGACATTATCCCAAGACTTGCGTATGCCCTTCCAAAGATTTGATTCATTCCTCCTCCTTTCCACCTTAGGAATAATATCAGTACCACAACCATATTTAGAGCAAAGGATTCTGGCCCACAGAGAGTCTCTTTTTTCAATAAGACCCCATCCAGCTTTAGTCATGAAGGCACAATTTATTTTTTCCAAGTGGCGAATCCCGAGTCTTCCCAGTTTTTTTGGGGAGCAGACTTTCTCCCAGTTAATAAGATGGATTTTTCTGGAGTTTTCTGAGTTTTTCCAAAGAAAGTTCATACATTTACGATTAATCAAATTATAAGTAGATGAAGGAAGTAAAGCATATTGCATAGTATAATAAGGAATAGAAGATATAACAGATTTCACCAGGGTACATCTCCCTGCCAGGGAAAGAGAGGAAACTTTCCAACAATTTAGTCTGGAGTTGATCTTGTTGATAATATCACCATATGTATTATTAGAGACTTTTGAGTGAAGGAGAAAAACACCCAAATACTTTCCAAGGTTATCAGTTctggaaaaatgaagaaagttACTGATTTCAGATCTGACATTGTGACCTATATTTCTAGAGAAGAAAATTCTAATTTTCTCTTGACTGATTTTTTAACCGGAGCTGACACAAAAGCTTCCAAGCACCTATTGATAATATCGACTTGCTCCAAATTTGCTTCTGTAAATAAAATGAGGTCATCAGCGAAGCAGAGATGAGAAATATTAGGAGCATCCCTTTTAAGACAGATGGGTTTCCAAAACCCATGCTGGACAGCTGCGCCGATGAGCTGAGACAAGCGTTCAAtgtataaaacaaaaatatacgGAGAAATGGGATTGCCTTGCCGAATTCCTGTAGTGGGCGTGAATTCGTCTAGCTCTTCTCCATTCCATAAAACTCTCATCTTAGCagagaaaatacaatagtaaatcaAATGAATAATATGCTGAGGCAACCCAATGTCGGAAAGAGTATCGTAGATAAAACTCCACTTGAGTCTATCATAGGCTTTTTCAAGGTCAATTTTGATAGCCATCCACCCTTTCGACCCCTTTTTGCTTCTCATAGAATGAATAATCTCCTGAGTAATAAAGATATTATCCGTACTGTGCCTCCCAAGTACAAAACTGCACTGAGTGGGAGCAACTAATTTTTTCATGACTTTTCTTAGCCGATTAGCAAGAATTTTGGTAACAATTTTGTACGATACGTTGCAAAGGCTAATAGGGCGCATTTGCTTGAGGCTCGTCACCTACTCCATTTTTGGAATAAGAgtaataagggtctcatttaatTCCTCAATTTTTTCGGGATTAGCAAAAATTTGGTTCACTAAAGAGCACAGGTCAGGACCAACACGATCCTACTGGCTTTGGTAGAAGATAGCCTAGAGACCATCCCTACCCGGAGCCTTAAAGCTCCCAATATGAAAGATAGCTTCCTTAATATCCAGCTCAGAAATGTTCCTGCCAACATTATGCAAATCCTCTGCATTAAGCTGAGGAAAAGCATTATTAAGGACAAAAGGGTGATCGGGAAGAGAATCATTATATAGATCAGCATAAAAGGAAAAAGCCATATTTTCTAGAGCGTTATTATCAGTTATAAGGCTACCAGTAGAGTCAAGGAGAGATGTCACCTTGTTTTTTCGACGTTTAATCATAGTTGACCCGTGAAAGAACTTTGTGTTGCGATCGCCGAATTCAATCCATTTACACCTGGATTTCTGGTACCAGAGAAGTTCCTCATGATTGAGCACATTTTCATATTCCTTCCAGAGATCAATTTGGAGCTTCTCAAGAAATTGATTATTGTCCTGAGAAAGGCTTGAATTTATACCATTCAGTCGTCTGAGAagagttctttttcttttaaaaatatctccAAAAACATCATGATTCCAATTTTTTAGAGAATTTTTGAAGCTTATTATACCATCAGACCAAGAATCCTGCACATTCCAAGAATTTTCAATCATTCTGTGAAAATCAGGGTGAGGGATCCAAGCAGCAACAAAACAGAAAGGTCTTCTGTGTCTATTGTAAAAGGCTTCAGTAGAGAGTTGGAGGCAAATGGCCGTGTGATCATACTTGAACTTCGGTAAATGCTTAAGGCTAGCTTCGGGGAAGGCCAGCTGCCAGTCATGGTTACACAGACCACGATCCGATCTCTCGACTAAATCACCCCTTCTTCAAGTGAAAGGCCAGCCCATATAACCTAAATCCACCAATCCGCAATAAGAAACGCAACTTTGAAAGTATGAGCAAGTTCCAGAATTAGCACTACGAGTACTCCCTTGTCTTTCATAATCATGAAGAAGAGCATTAAAATCTCCTAAGATGCACCAAGGAAGATTGATATTGGCTGCCAGGGAACGAAGGGAAGTCTAAAGGAATCTTCTATTTCGACATTGTGGGCTGCCATAAACAGCAGAGATGAGCCAGGTAGCAGCATTATTACTGGTAAGCCTAAGATGAACAATTTGCTGATTATGTTCTAAAATATCAACTTTCCAAGAACCTGAGTCCCATAGGCACCAAATTCCTCCCAAATGACTATTAGCTTCCACAATAAAGGAACTATCAAATCCAATTTTGTCACGAACAGCAGCCCCACGCGAACCACTTATATGAGTTtcaagaagaataatgaaatttGCATTATACTCTCTTCTAATATCTCTAATAAGAGTAGAAAAAGTTTTCCCTCCAGCACCTCTACAATTTCAACTTATAAAATTCATCACAAAACAAACAGAGAAGGGAGCATCACCAAGGACAAAAATCAAGCCGAGACTTGAGCCTGGGTTCTCGATTCAGACTTATCCGAGGAGTCAGCCCCATTATTGGAGTTCTTCCATACAATGAGAGACTTGACATCGTTTGGAAGTCTCCCGACGTTTGCCCCTGACTCGTACCCTAACTCCATTGGCTTTGAAGAGAAACCAGTAGAAGGGGAAGCAATCATAGGGTTAGAACGATCACATAGTCTTCAAATTAAATCTTTACCTTTTTTGCAGCAACATCAGCTTCGTATTGCTCCCGCCCTAACCGACGCATGTAATTCATAATGACACCCTCCATATCTTCAACTTCAGGATCTTTAGATTTAGGAGCAGGGAAGGGAACATTCTTAGGAGTTGCCACCGAACAGGAGGAAGGCTTGGTAGTGGCATGGACTTCACTAATTTTTCATTCTGGGCTAGCCCAACTTTATTAAATAAAGGTTTCTTACCCATTTGGGGATTTTTGCCAGCACCTTGCTTTAGAACTTTTTTTTGAATGGGCTGGGAAtttgctttctctttttggaCCTTATTAGGAGAAGCCCAATTATTGGTAATACTTGAAGATTTGCCTTCTGCATGTGGTTCACCCTCCAATGTGATTAGTGCACTTTTTTCATGCAATGCATTAAATCTTGACCCATGTTTCTTTCCCTGATTATCTTCCTCATTAATAGACCTATGATTATAGAAAGAATCATGTCGTTGATTGCTTCCAGGATTATTAGGATTATTATTGTCATTTTTCCTTCTAAGTGGTCGTTTGACCATCATCCACGGCCCAA
Coding sequences within it:
- the LOC140184834 gene encoding uncharacterized protein, whose protein sequence is MITKVSYKESLLKPVGPSVKGKDLVADPIDEDEPNPEDKWCKTTENDDQVEKPFDPCPNIPISKDEFDEWYKPWHAALMVKVMDKLVGLGFMEQPLRRDWAKKCKINVIDMDRDYFFVHFADEGDYNHALMEGPWMIAGHYLIVQRWRPFFLSSEKKVRKVTVWIRIPNLSIELYNHRFLWRVGSTIGHMLKIDRTTSIHSRGYFACICVEIDLRKQLVPRISVFGEVLNIEYKSLHQICFSCEKYGHRLDHYNETPVEEPVSQVNADGEEENINSDNQNHVDSTDQNGKSHDSHNQSVSSNNQDPPCFGPWMMVKRPLRRKNDNNNPNNPGSNQRHDSFYNHRSINEEDNQGKKHGSRFNALHEKSALITLEGEPHAEGKSSSITNNWASPNKVQKEKANSQPIQKKVLKQGAGKNPQMDPEVEDMEGVIMNYMRRLGREQYEADVAAKKPMELGYESGANVGRLPNDVKSLIVWKNSNNGADSSDKGAGGKTFSTLIRDIRREYNANFIILLETHISGSRGAAVRDKIGFDSSFIVEANSHLGGIWCLWDSGSWKVDILEHNQQIVHLRLTSNNAATWLISADSWSDGIISFKNSLKNWNHDVFGDIFKRKRTLLRRLNGINSSLSQDNNQFLEKLQIDLWKEYENVLNHEELLWYQKSRCKWIEFGDRNTKFFHGSTMIKRRKNKVTSLLDSTGSLITDNNALENMAFSFYADLYNDSLPDHPFVLNNAFPQLNAEDLHNVGRNISELDIKEAIFHIGSFKAPGRDGL